A genomic segment from Zerene cesonia ecotype Mississippi chromosome 5, Zerene_cesonia_1.1, whole genome shotgun sequence encodes:
- the LOC119840059 gene encoding polypeptide N-acetylgalactosaminyltransferase 3-like isoform X1, producing MLFKKQVWNYFCRGRRKKITSLVIILIVLVNVMLYTSLLLYNTVQNRNNKHWYDRIHFDQDSYVDTKGMRVIVGHYVGGNSGGNLTEEMVNSNNYAPVEGVGEGGRPVQMTQREIITARELYALHSYNILVSDKISINRSLPDMRSESCRNVQYNLENLPTASIIIVFHNEAWSTLMRTVMSVHLRSPVGLLKQIILVDDASTRRYLGKELDNAVANLDKVQILRSTNRTGLVGARLMGAHVATGDVLVFLDAHCEVTQGWLEPLLDRAGSDDVFICPHIDLLSDETLAYTKSIDAHWGAFSWRLHFRWLMPSDEVMMTKTNNPSKPYPTPAMAGGLFAVRKSLFWRLGGYDESMLIWGAENLELSWRAWQCGARVEITPCSRVGHIFRRHSPYKYPGGVAKVLNTNLARAASVWMDEWADFFFKFNPSDVTIRDHQSVAARITLRKNLQCKSFKWYLENVWPQHFFPTDDRWFGRIRNEKGSCLGILAGTPGLGGPASGISCGSDLDLERLLVYTMDGRIMADEGLCLQEGNGRAVWKSCNNSHKQVWKQKRPRLKTPEGLCLTQLISNSKDGVTDPLTTKRCVNDNGQIWHFERVPWR from the exons atgctgtttaaaaaa CAGGTCTGGAATTATTTCTGTAGAGGACGAAGAAAGAAAATCACAAGTctcgttataattttaattgttttggtAAATGTTATGCTTTATACaagtttacttttatataatacagtaCAAAAtcgaaataacaaacattggTATGATAG AATTCACTTTGATCAAGACTCTTATGTTGATACTAAAGGAATGAGAGTAATAGTTGGTCATTATGTTGGTGGAAACTCTGGAGGGAATTTAACAGAgg AAATGGTAAATAGCAATAACTATGCTCCCGTGGAAGGTGTAGGTGAGGGTGGTCGGCCTGTACAAATGACACAGAGAGAAATAATTACAGCCAGAGAATTGTATGCTTTACATTCCTACAATATACTTGTTAGTGATAAGATATCCATTAATAGAAGCCTGCCGGACATGAGAAGTgaaag TTGTAGGAATGTGCAATATAATTTGGAGAATTTACCGACAGCAAGCATTATTATAGTCTTCCATAATGAAGCTTGGTCCACTCTTATGAGAACTGTGATGTCAGTACATTTACGATCTCCTGTAGGTTTATTGAAACAA ATTATTTTAGTTGATGATGCAAGTACAAGGAGATATTTGGGTAAAGAGTTAGATAATGCTGTAGCAAATCTAGATAAAGTACAAATTTTGAGAAGTACAAACAGGACAGGATTGGTTGGTGCTAGACTCATGGGAGCGCATGTAGCTACGGGAGATGTATTGGTCTTTCTAGACGCTCACTGTGAg GTCACACAAGGTTGGCTCGAACCTCTTTTAGATAGAGCAGGAAGTGATGATGTATTCATATGCCCACATATAGACCTTTTGTCAGACGAAACACTGGCATACACAAAGAGTATTGATGCGCATTGGGGCGCGTTTAGTTGGCGTCTGCATTTCCGCTGGTTAATGCCGAGCGATGAAGTTATGATGACTAAAACGAATAACCCATCTAAACCTTATCCAACTCCAGCGATGGCTGGCGGTCTTTTTGCCGTtagaaaaagtttattttggcGTCTAGGCGGTTATGACGAAAGTATGCTCATATGGGGTGCAGAAAATCTTGAATTATCGTGGCGAGCCTGGCAATGTGGTGCGAGAGTCGAAATAACGCCCTGCTCTCGAGTTGGACATATTTTCAGACGGCACAGCCCATATAAATATCCCGGTGGTGTGGCAAAAGTACTTAATACGAATCTCGCCAGAGCTGCATCCGTGTGGATGGACGAATGGGCCGACTTTTTCTTCAAATTCAACCCTTCCGACGTCACCATTCGTGACCATCAAAGTGTAGCAGCTAGGATTACATTGAGGAAGAATTTACAATGCAAAAGTTTTAAATGGTATCTGGAGAATGTGTGGCCTCAACATTTCTTCCCCACTGACGATAGGTGGTTCGGTCGGATACGCAATGAAAAGGGTAGTTGCTTGGGCATACTTGCTGGTACGCCAGGTCTTGGCGGTCCGGCATCTGGTATCAGTTGTGGGAGTGATCTCGATTTAGAACGATTGCTTGTATACACAATGGACGGAAGAATAATGGCCGATGAGGGTCTGTGTCTACAAGAGGGCAACGGTAGAGCTGTTTGGAAGAGTTGTAATAATAGTCATAAACAAGTATGGAAGCAAAAGCGGCCGCGATTGAAAACACCCGAGGGATTATGCTTGACGCAACTAATCAGTAATAGTAAAGATGGCGTCACAGATCCTTTAACAACTAAAAGATGCGTAAATGACAATGGTCAAATCTGGCATTTTGAACGAGTGCCTTGGCGttaa
- the LOC119840060 gene encoding uncharacterized protein LOC119840060: MLRFVLSIAGIISVVTAESCFHQRCLGCHPQETMWPGNSQECTPANWVTAQWLHNLGHPPPSTDSKINIEMRCLKMVATPDDKSFGNTVDVIRGCVPKVQIDSVCLGLEAVERARGHSDARCFICRGNDCNSATTTHASFISLALLSLYHVLR, from the exons ATGTTACGATTCGTTTTAAGTATTGCTGGAATAATATCTGTTG TAACAGCAGAAAGTTGCTTTCACCAACGATGTCTGGGTTGCCATCCCCAAGAGACCATGTGGCCGGGAAACTCACAAGAATGCACGCCCGCCAACTGGGTGACAGCTCAATGGCTACATAACTTGGGCCATCCACCACCATCTACCGattcgaaaataaatatagaaatgcGCTGTTTAAAAATGGTAGCAACACCGGATGATAAATCAT TTGGCAACACTGTGGACGTAATTCGGGGTTGCGTACCTAAGGTGCAAATTGACTCTGTCTGTCTTGGCCTGGAGGCAGTTGAACGTGCTCGAGGACACAGTGATGCACGATGCTTCATATGCAGAGGAAATGACTGCAACTCCGCCACTACCACGCACGCCAGTTTTATATCCTTAGCTTTACTCTCATTGTACCATGTATTGAGATGA
- the LOC119840296 gene encoding enoyl-CoA hydratase domain-containing protein 3, mitochondrial, translated as MMQRNIKRLLLRPIVLTRYISTQNEYLIINEENGTKEITLNHEKSKNSLSFDMMNKLIEALNHNINEPSLRAIVLSANGNVFSAGHNLKELQQSTGIDQHKLIFNKASELMTSIIKSPVPVIAKVNGFAAAAGCQLVATCDMIVCSQNSKFSTPGANFGIFCSTPGIAVGRSIPKSRAMYMLLTGEPLTAQEAYESGLVTKVVPSEKLDGEVNNIIDKIKHKSRSVIALGKEFYYKQIELNIFDAYKLGEEIMVKNINSSDGQEGIRSFIEKRKPVWNNNMQG; from the exons ATGAtgcaaagaaatattaaa AGATTATTATTACGGCCTATTGTCTTAACCAGGTATATAAGCACTCAAAACGAATATCTCataataaatgaagaaaatgGTACTAAGGAAATTACTCTGAACCATGAAAAATCTAA AAATTCTCTTTCTTTTGATATGATGAACAAACTTATTGAAGCACTCAATCATAATATCAATGAACCATCCCTAAGAGCTATTGTTTTATCAGCAAATGGTAATGTATTTTCCGCCGGACATAACCTAAAGGAATTA CAACAATCTACTGGAATTGACCAACACAagctaatttttaataaagcctCTGAATTGATGACATCAATAATTAAGAGTCCTGTGCCAGTGATAGCAAAG GTAAATGGATTTGCAGCTGCAGCTGGATGTCAACTAGTGGCAACTTGTGATATGATTGTATGCTCTCAAAATAGCAAATTTTCTACACCTGg gGCTAATTTCGGTATTTTTTGCTCTACTCCTGGGATAGCTGTTGGAAGAAGCATACCCAAATCACGTGCAATGTATATGTTACTAACTG gtGAACCTTTGACTGCTCAAGAAGCGTATGAGAGTGGATTAGTTACTAAAGTTGTACCATCTGAAAAATTAGATGGTGAAGTAAATAACAtcatagataaaattaaacacaaaagcCGCAGTGTAATTGCACTTGGAAAAGAATtctattacaaacaaattgaaCTAAACATTTTCGATGCTTATAAATTGGGAGAAGAGataatggtaaaaaatataaactcaaGTGACGGACAAGAAGGAATAAGAAGCTTTATTGAGAAACGAAAGCCTGTTtggaataataatatgcaagGATAA
- the LOC119840297 gene encoding ADP-ribosylation factor 2 — protein MGLTISSVFTRLFGKKQMRILMVGLDAAGKTTILYKLKLGEIVTTIPTIGFNVETVEYRNISFTVWDVGGQDKIRPLWRHYYQNTQGLIFVVDSSDTKRIAEAENELANMLKEDELRDAVILVFANKQDMPNAMTAAELTNALNLNNLRNRRWYIQATCATQGQGLYEGLDWLSNELAKK, from the exons ATGGGTTTAACTATTTCAAGTGTTTTTACGAGGCTTTTTGGAAAAAAACAGATGCGTATTCTAATGG TTGGACTTGATGCCGCTGGCAAAACTACCATACTTTATAAACTTAAGTTGGGCGAGATTGTGACAACAATACCAACCATTGGCTTCAATGTAGAAACTGTTGAGTACAGAAATATAAGTTTCACTGTTTGGGATGTTGGTGGCCAAGACAAAATCCGGCCTTTATGGCGTCACTATTACCAAAATACCCAAGGGCTTATATTTGTTGTAGATTCCAGTGATACTAAAAGAATAGCAGAAGCTGAGAATGAACTAGCCAATATG TTGAAAGAAGATGAACTAAGGGATGCTGTAATTCTGGTGTTCGCGAACAAGCAAGACATGCCAAATGCTATGACAGCAGCAGAACTTACAAATGCTCTCAACCTTAACAATTTAAGAAACCGTCGT TGGTATATCCAAGCAACATGTGCAACTCAAGGCCAGGGTCTCTATGAGGGGTTGGACTGGCTGTCCAATGAACTAGCCAAGAAGTGA
- the LOC119840295 gene encoding ATP-dependent DNA/RNA helicase DHX36-like, whose product MSKSRGNDSWNKIQNPKARGWSGGKQSGHRRPPGLKGKEIGLYYRSLQKNHNKKDRKVMKLKIPSAVLTDVDNNLKIIEDIAARENISIASMNDILFQNVEIPKREKVKRKECDSYMDSENDGDDIVIKDKKRKDVVENLNISFKNYQSAATVEYKNSNKLINNDELIKDEHKMDRNKMPVKSHEETREEMSENTNTSSRSDFLPVETGGVSSKETPAFKPSCEKVHALRQQKHFKYGYEDIITGTFQEKLDENLSKGIQILTSNAETYNLNELLHTEYNNMLSLSAYKKMLEFRKILPAFKKREHILDVIDKNQVIVISGETGCGKSTQIPQLILDQAITIKKGANTRILVTQPRRIAASSLAMRVANERAERLGASVGYSVRLETVESRPRGSIMYCTTGVLLVELEVNQALTNFSHIILDEVHERDTHIDLAMCMLKQILRKRKDLRLILMSATLDADVLSKYFDDCPVVHIEGLAYPVEDVYLEDVLKFTNFKLEEDNPKPNVPVWMKYRNKGKTFVEPDEMRKDIQYKAEIAPWLESVKKDLTPHVYKTLQDSRIEKLNIDLILDLLIYICKGKPGAILVFLPGMGEIGKLIKLMETSNHFPSSRYEIYPLHSKLATLEQHKIFDRPQDGVRKIIIATNIAETSITIDDIVYVIDCGRIKISGLNVVQNISTLKIEWVAKANLRQRRGRAGRCQPGICYHLLTSYRANQLPDRLLPELQRSNLLEPVLMVKKLRLGMAVEAFEMVPSPPAKSTVEWAVRHLQKCGALDDKETLTPLGWHLARLPIHPAAGKLLLLGALFGCLDRAASVAAVWSFKDPFVLVLGKEFEMKQIKRSLALGEPSDHVAISEAIMQWENLPSREKRSFAYENFLSNNTLELLRDMKRQLGDNLKQMGFLANGDVRSEWENRNWNNISLFKAIVAAALYPNLAQVHWRNLKSYKRPAKITVYCPDDGKVKVHPSSVMTQQTSRKHAPSKEQLCNNPGANWLVYWLKQKSSDLFLIEVTLVYTLPLLFFGEFFVQEDPENSDNCFMTMSNINVQCDKNTTNRILKLRYLLDKVLANKIMTTTTNSVKHSEFEEQVLNAVIQLITAEDEQADYYDDGSVSDTSDNDYSAPY is encoded by the exons atgtctAAATCTCGAGGAAATGATAGTtggaataaaattcaaaacccAAAAGCTAGAGGATGGAGCGGAGGCAAGCAATCTGGCCATCGCAGACCTCCTGGATTAAAAGGGAAAGAAATTGGACTTTATTACAGAAGTCTGCAGaaaaatcataacaaaaaGGACAGAAAAGTG atgaAACTCAAAATTCCATCTGCTGTACTAACAGATGttgataacaatttaaaaattatagaagaTATTGCAGCTagagaaaatatatcaatagcAAGCatgaatgatatattatttcaaaacgttGAAATCCCAAAGAGAGAAAAAGTTAAAAGGAAAGAATGTGATTCATATATGGACAGTGAAAATGATGGTGatgatattgtaattaaagacaaaaaaagaaaagatgttgtagaaaacttaaatatatcttttaagaATTATCAATCTGCTGCCAcagttgaatataaaaatagcaataaacttatcaataatgatgaattaataaaGGATGAACATAAGATGGATAGGAATAAAATGCCAGTTAAGTCTCACGAAGAAACAAGAGAAGAAATGTCAGAAAATACTAACACATCAAGTAGATCAGATTTTCTCCCAGTTGAAACGGGAGGTGTGTCAAGTAAAGAAACACCAGCATTTAAACCTAGCTGTGAGAAAGTTCATGCATTAAGACAacaaaagcattttaaatatggaTATGAAGACATTATTACTGGAACTTTTCAGGAAAAATTAGATGAAAATCTCTCAAAGggaattcaaatattaacatCAAATGCAGAAACATATAATCTTAATGAGTTATTACatacagaatataataatatgttgtcACTTTCTGCATATAAGAAGATGTTGGAGTTTCGTAAAATTTTACCTGCTTTTAAAAAGCGGGAACATATTTTAgatgttattgataaaaatcaaGTCATTGTCATCAGTGGTGAAACTGGATGTGGAAAGTCAACTCAg ATACCTCAATTAATTCTTGATCAGGCTATAACTATCAAAAAAGGTGCCAATACAAGAATTCTAGTCACGCAACCAAGAAGGATAGCAGCATCATCTCTTGCAATGAGAGTTGCTAATGAGAGAGCTGAAAGGCTCGGAGCTTCAGTAGGATATAGTGTAAGATTAGAAAC AGTGGAATCAAGGCCTAGAGGGAGTATCATGTATTGTACTACTGGTGTTCTCTTAGTAGAACTAGAAGTTAATCAAGCATTAACAAACTTCAGCCACATAATATTGGATGAAGTCCATGAAAGAGATACTCACATAGATTTAGCTATGTGCATGTTAAAACAG attttaagaaAACGCAAAGATCTGAGGCTTATTTTGATGAGTGCAACGCTGGATGCAGATGTACTTTCTAAGTACTTTGACGATTGTCCAGTCGTTCACATTGAAGGCCTTGCGTACCCCGTTGAAGATGTCTATCTAGAAGATGTCCTAAAATTCAccaactttaaattggaagAAGATAATCCAAAACCTAATGTCCCTGTATGGATGAAATATAGGAATAAGGGTAAAACATTCGTCGAGCCAGATGAAATGCGGAAAGATATACAATATAAGGCAGAAATTG CGCCATGGCTCGAGTCAGTTAAAAAGGATTTGACCCCTCATGTCTACAAAACACTGCAAGATTCacgaatagaaaaattaaacattgatCTCATACTTGACCTGCTAATTTATATCTGTAAAGGAAAGCCGGGAGCAATATTAGTATTTCTACCAGGAATGGGAGAAATTGGCAAGCtgataaaattaatggaaACTAGCAATCACTTTCCGAGTTCGAGATACGAAATATATCCCTTGCATTCAAAATTAGCTACATTAGaacaacacaaaatatttgatagaCCCCAGGATGGTGtacgaaaaattataatcgcGACTAACATTGCTGAGACGTCCATAACAATTGATGATATTGTTTATGTCATAGACTGTGGTCGAATTAAAATAAGCGGATTAAACGTTGTTCAAAATATATCCACCTTGAAAATAGAGTGGGTTGCGAAAGCTAATTTGCGGCAAAG acGTGGTCGTGCCGGTCGCTGCCAGCCCGGTATCTGCTATCACCTATTAACTTCATATCGTGCCAATCAGCTCCCTGACCGACTGTTACCAGAACTGCAGAGAAGTAACCTCTTAGAACCAGTATTGATGGTAAAGAAATTGCGTCTCGGTATGGCCGTGGAAGCTTTTGAAATGGTGCCATCACCACCAGCTAAAAGCACTGTTGAATGGGCTGTGAGACATTTACAAAA GTGTGGAGCGTTAGATGACAAGGAAACTTTAACTCCGCTTGGCTGGCACTTGGCCCGGCTGCCGATACACCCCGCGGCGGGGAAGTTGCTGTTGCTAGGGGCACTATTCGGCTGTCTCGATAGGGCCGCCAGTGTTGCCGCTGTGTGGAGTTTTAAAGACCCCTTCGTACTTGTACTCG GCAAGGAGTTCGAAATGAAACAGATAAAACGATCGTTGGCTTTAGGCGAGCCGAGCGACCATGTAGCCATATCCGAGGCCATAATGCAATGGGAAAACCTTCCAAGCAGAGAGAAACGCTCATTTGCGTATGAAAACTTTCTATCGAACAATACATTGGAACTTCTCCGGGATATGAAGAGACAATTGGGAGATAATTTGAAGCAAATGGGCTTCTTGGCCAACGGCGATGTACGGTCAGAGTGGGAGAATCGTAATTGGAATAATATCAGTCTTTTCAAAGCAATAGTTGCTGCAGCATTGTATCCAAATTTAGCACAAGTTCA ttGGCGTAATTTGAAAAGTTACAAAAGGCCTGCAAAGATAACAGTATACTGTCCAGATGATGGCAAGGTGAAGGTACACCCCAGCAGTGTAATGACGCAACAAACATCGAGAAAACATGCCCCTTCTAAGGAACAGCTTTGCAATAATCCTGGTGCAAACTGGCTTGTATACTGGCTCAAACAGAAATCCAGTGATTTATTCCTTATAGAAGTTACTCTTGTTTACACGCTACCGCTACTTTTCTTTGGAGAGTTTTTCGTTCAAGAAg ATCCCGAAAATTCGGACAACTGTTTTATGACAAtgtcaaatataaatgtgcAGTGCGATAAAAACACCACTAACAGAATCCTGAAACTTCGCTATTTGCTGGATAAAGTTTTAGCTAACAAAATTATGACTACAACTACGAATTCTGTTAAGCATAGTGAATTTGAAGAACAGGTTTTAAA TGCTGTGATACAGCTTATAACTGCAGAAGATGAACAGGCTGACTATTACGATGACGGTTCCGTATCGGATACCTCGGACAATGATTACAGTGctccatattaa
- the LOC119840059 gene encoding polypeptide N-acetylgalactosaminyltransferase 3-like isoform X2: protein MLFKKVWNYFCRGRRKKITSLVIILIVLVNVMLYTSLLLYNTVQNRNNKHWYDRIHFDQDSYVDTKGMRVIVGHYVGGNSGGNLTEEMVNSNNYAPVEGVGEGGRPVQMTQREIITARELYALHSYNILVSDKISINRSLPDMRSESCRNVQYNLENLPTASIIIVFHNEAWSTLMRTVMSVHLRSPVGLLKQIILVDDASTRRYLGKELDNAVANLDKVQILRSTNRTGLVGARLMGAHVATGDVLVFLDAHCEVTQGWLEPLLDRAGSDDVFICPHIDLLSDETLAYTKSIDAHWGAFSWRLHFRWLMPSDEVMMTKTNNPSKPYPTPAMAGGLFAVRKSLFWRLGGYDESMLIWGAENLELSWRAWQCGARVEITPCSRVGHIFRRHSPYKYPGGVAKVLNTNLARAASVWMDEWADFFFKFNPSDVTIRDHQSVAARITLRKNLQCKSFKWYLENVWPQHFFPTDDRWFGRIRNEKGSCLGILAGTPGLGGPASGISCGSDLDLERLLVYTMDGRIMADEGLCLQEGNGRAVWKSCNNSHKQVWKQKRPRLKTPEGLCLTQLISNSKDGVTDPLTTKRCVNDNGQIWHFERVPWR, encoded by the exons atgctgtttaaaaaa GTCTGGAATTATTTCTGTAGAGGACGAAGAAAGAAAATCACAAGTctcgttataattttaattgttttggtAAATGTTATGCTTTATACaagtttacttttatataatacagtaCAAAAtcgaaataacaaacattggTATGATAG AATTCACTTTGATCAAGACTCTTATGTTGATACTAAAGGAATGAGAGTAATAGTTGGTCATTATGTTGGTGGAAACTCTGGAGGGAATTTAACAGAgg AAATGGTAAATAGCAATAACTATGCTCCCGTGGAAGGTGTAGGTGAGGGTGGTCGGCCTGTACAAATGACACAGAGAGAAATAATTACAGCCAGAGAATTGTATGCTTTACATTCCTACAATATACTTGTTAGTGATAAGATATCCATTAATAGAAGCCTGCCGGACATGAGAAGTgaaag TTGTAGGAATGTGCAATATAATTTGGAGAATTTACCGACAGCAAGCATTATTATAGTCTTCCATAATGAAGCTTGGTCCACTCTTATGAGAACTGTGATGTCAGTACATTTACGATCTCCTGTAGGTTTATTGAAACAA ATTATTTTAGTTGATGATGCAAGTACAAGGAGATATTTGGGTAAAGAGTTAGATAATGCTGTAGCAAATCTAGATAAAGTACAAATTTTGAGAAGTACAAACAGGACAGGATTGGTTGGTGCTAGACTCATGGGAGCGCATGTAGCTACGGGAGATGTATTGGTCTTTCTAGACGCTCACTGTGAg GTCACACAAGGTTGGCTCGAACCTCTTTTAGATAGAGCAGGAAGTGATGATGTATTCATATGCCCACATATAGACCTTTTGTCAGACGAAACACTGGCATACACAAAGAGTATTGATGCGCATTGGGGCGCGTTTAGTTGGCGTCTGCATTTCCGCTGGTTAATGCCGAGCGATGAAGTTATGATGACTAAAACGAATAACCCATCTAAACCTTATCCAACTCCAGCGATGGCTGGCGGTCTTTTTGCCGTtagaaaaagtttattttggcGTCTAGGCGGTTATGACGAAAGTATGCTCATATGGGGTGCAGAAAATCTTGAATTATCGTGGCGAGCCTGGCAATGTGGTGCGAGAGTCGAAATAACGCCCTGCTCTCGAGTTGGACATATTTTCAGACGGCACAGCCCATATAAATATCCCGGTGGTGTGGCAAAAGTACTTAATACGAATCTCGCCAGAGCTGCATCCGTGTGGATGGACGAATGGGCCGACTTTTTCTTCAAATTCAACCCTTCCGACGTCACCATTCGTGACCATCAAAGTGTAGCAGCTAGGATTACATTGAGGAAGAATTTACAATGCAAAAGTTTTAAATGGTATCTGGAGAATGTGTGGCCTCAACATTTCTTCCCCACTGACGATAGGTGGTTCGGTCGGATACGCAATGAAAAGGGTAGTTGCTTGGGCATACTTGCTGGTACGCCAGGTCTTGGCGGTCCGGCATCTGGTATCAGTTGTGGGAGTGATCTCGATTTAGAACGATTGCTTGTATACACAATGGACGGAAGAATAATGGCCGATGAGGGTCTGTGTCTACAAGAGGGCAACGGTAGAGCTGTTTGGAAGAGTTGTAATAATAGTCATAAACAAGTATGGAAGCAAAAGCGGCCGCGATTGAAAACACCCGAGGGATTATGCTTGACGCAACTAATCAGTAATAGTAAAGATGGCGTCACAGATCCTTTAACAACTAAAAGATGCGTAAATGACAATGGTCAAATCTGGCATTTTGAACGAGTGCCTTGGCGttaa